ACGTCACTCTGATCGCCGATCCAATGAGTATTATTGGTAAGgctttatacatgtttatattggtAATATACTTGAtaagttttattgtaaatggTTGAGAACGAATAATACTGTGACGATTTTTTCGTTAATGTGCGTATCAAATATGTGATATCACCGTGTGGAAGCGCTTCACAAAAGACATGTGGTGTATACATGTTGAGCATTTTGTATTGCTCTTTCGCGTAGAAATAACATCAGTTTAAGTTATACATTCGTAAAATATAAAGACTAACCAGCCCCCGGTGATAACTACGATAACACAGACTTGATCCACTATGTAATGAATACAATAAGATAACAATCATCATCAGATGGCGCATACAATCATATAGCTATGATAATCCATGCTCGATACGGAtgtgtatggaaaccagttcaGCTTACGGGAATTTGCGTGATTGAGATATTAGCCTAAGCGGCAGATACgattattaatgaaataagtttTGATCTTGGTAGTAGAGCAAATCATTGAAAGACATGAGAGTGTTTCCCAGCTCCCCTTGCATATAAAATGTTCCTGTAAAAGCCCATTTCGGAAATGGTCGGTAATTTTCAGAAGGAAAGTCACATGACGAGTAATCATGTAATTAAGCTAGCTTATGAAATTCTGGAGTATAACTTTGCAATGCCACGAGGAAGGAAGAAGTTATTAAAAAAGGTTATTCACGCAAATTCACGTGTAGTCTTTTAAACACCATTGACTTTAATTAACTTCTTTTAGCAAACATTtctgaaaccttttttttactttagaaAGCGCCTATTGTATACATAACATCAGCAACAATTCAATTAACGGCgtcattattaatattttctttaaaaatgacataagATGCTGCCAAAAAGCGTGTGtaacattattgaaaattgaatggaTTCAGGCTAGGACTTacaagtttgttcaaatgagtatcagtcagttgtttatttttccatGAAGAAAGTAGACCAACTGCAGTTGCGTATTGTGTAACAAAATTGTTGCTTGAAATATGTGAGTTAGCCCTTTTTGAACGCTTTGAATATCTTTTTACTTGCATTTAGCGAAGTTTGCAACATTTCACCGCCTGTTTTGTTCTTGCATATCCAATCCTACCCTCTTTTGAGACCCATACTAAAAAAAACCTTGAAAACCGAGTACTTCAAAGGGGGATTTCACCTAGTAccatctttaaacaaaataaagacgCAGAGAAATGAGACACAGTCGTAATCGATAATTCATGGGATGGAAACACTTAAAGTCAACTTCTTATCTGACATGTTAAATTTGCACTGGAAAATGAAACATACTTTAAAGTTCAAATCAttgtatactatatatatatataacagtcTTATCTTATAAtaagcaaaaacaaaagtaGTTATGTAATTTTGAGCGTGAATGTCTTCATGAAGCCCATACTTATTTGACTTATACGTATTTAGAACATTCTTTTAGCCGGACAATAGAGATTTGCTCTCATTTCTAAAGATGGTGAAGGATGACTGCGTGTATATTAGATGCACATCCTTACTTAACCATATATGCTATTCAAAGCGTGAAATTGTTACAAATAAGTTACTTATTTTGCTGGCTCCGCTTATTCGCTTGAGCTACCGAATAGTTCTTAATTATCTTTTGCGTATGCATACCTTATACTAATTCGGTCATTATGGGTTTGGTTTTGTAACACAGTTTTGGAAATAATGGTTAGTGAAAAGCTCTCATGTCCAGCTGAACAATGCTCGAAACATCCATTGTACATGTACCGAAATATCCATCAACATTCTCTTCAAATGTGCCGTAGTATCCATCAACATCCTGTTTACATATGCCGTAATATCACGTGTTATGAACACCGTGTTTTTAAAGTGTTGTGCGTAGTGTGTTCCcgtttaaacaaatttcaaacaataattttaacatcacaaaaaataaactaGATATTATAAAGTATGGGGTTAGTAGGCGATctgatatgggatatacgtGGCAACGGAAACCGTAATGGATGAGAGCGAAGCTTATACCCGAATATGGTTCCCTCTTCCCTGAATATctcatatcgggtcacctacttgCCTCAGAACGTAtttatcacgtcgacaacctgctTACATTGATCCAGAAGCCAACACTGTATGAGACATGTTTCATTCATTagtcggaaaatagacgccatttggatatatgtacatgtattaaaactTGTGACCCGGTATAGCAAAATATGGGGTATTCCTGCATACATGGATCTCTTGCGTTGCGTTATTCATGTTGAAGGCGTGATATATGGTTATATGTTTTGATGTAGCTATCACGTTACACATACAGTTTACATATCATTTCCTTTTCCTGCAATTTCATAACTTTCATTTGTTGCTCAAAAAGTTCTTGTTCATGGCGTCTTTTCATTTTTAACGAGTCCATTTCATAAGCATGCTTTTCAAGTAGGAGTTTAACTTTGACATCATGTTCATGCTTCTCCAGGATACCTATTTCGGCACTTGGGTTGAATACATGGAAGGGTGTTTCTATAACCTTGGCAGGTTGAGATTTTACATGTAAATCACTGACAAAAGAATGGCCGGAAGAAGCAGAAGTTTGGCTCAAAAACTCAGATGGATGGTTAATGATTCCCAAGTTGCTTGAACCGATTGACGTTCCGACATGTCCGTTATCGCTGAATTCCTCATGTTTTGCTTCAGGAACTAcctaaaataatattgatagcTTTACTTTGATAAACTCTTTCCAAAGTGTTATCTAATAAATTTGAATGACTTCGTTTCCTGCAtgccttaaaacattgttatttgcAAAGTAGACATGGCTTCATTTTCTGAAGAAACTGATATTTCAACTTGATGCTTAACTGATTTAAGAGTATGCGCCCTCTGTTGCATGTATTcaacacatatttcaaatatactCATAAATAAATTCGCATTTGACTTTAACGTATTGCTGTGCAATAACGCTAGAAAATGGTTTTCTGAACTAAAATCAGTTATCTGGGTctaaaaactgtttttctttgagaaatgtgttgtttatcttcTCCCTACCGTACCTAACTATTAAAACTTCTATTACTAATATTTACAGTACATGATTCTATTTTTCTAAAACAACGATCTTTTATTTCCGTCATcttgcagttttttttttataacaattatcgTGCATTTTTAGTTTAagaatatgaattaaaaaaatggttgataAAGGATGATATTAACATGTAATAGTCTATTTCATAGCTCACTTATTCGTGTAAGTACGTCTTAATTTGGACCTGTATGTGaaaataataagtataataCGTACTGTGTTATCCTGGTGAACATTGGTATCGTCGTTGTAGTCGTTTGAAAAGCTGCATGGCTCAGTCTTAACAATCGAACATACTTGTTCAGAGTAATATCCGATTTGGTTGACGTTATTTGCGTGCCTATCCGTCTCCGAGTGCTTTCCACGAATCGCCGCGACGTCGCTTTTTGCTCGCGTCTTTAAATTCTTCCAAAGTACTTTCAACTGTTGAGTGCTCCTTGGGTGGACTTCTTTCcttaaaatcagaaaaaaaacaagtgtATAAATTCCGATTTTCTTTATTAAGCTGTATGTGTGGActtcattgaaatgaaatttcacaaataactactaataatttacatgtattacaaacaataaattaatgaattataaaaatacatagcACTCGTtaaacaatgatgaaaatacaGTACCTGCAATTGTACTCCGTCGTTAAATTTGTCCACACCTTTTCTTTTTCAAGTATTTCATTCGTGCTATTAGCCTTTCTGAATATAACCTTCTCATTCTTTTTAATTAATGCTAGGAAGAATTCTTTTTCAAACGCCGAGAACACAACTGTTCCTTTCAGACGTGGCATTGTGAGTAAACTATGTAGATATATATCACTCCAACTGAACCAACGACTATTGATTGAACGTTGAATGATGTATGCGAATATAATCCTAGCGAAAGGCTGGGAGATCCTTTTAAATCCGATCTCCAATAAACTGCTTATACGATAAGgctcaactcaactcaaatATAATCGGCTTACTCACTGGCTGGCGTGATAGTTATTTGACCTCGCTTCGAGTGAATGGCCGTTTAATCGATAACAAgagaaataataattgtatttcaaacGCTGGTAAATTGAAAGAGAACTCGATTTATGAATACTTCAATCATTTCAAtcttaatcctgcataacattTAGCTTTGAACGAATTTGAGAGTCTACGAGATGCATGCAGTTTACTTCTAGGTTTCGCGTAACGCGTTCCACTGTCTTGCTTACCTAATACCAAATTTACTTAAAACCAAATTAAATATTGCATATCAAAAAGAAAGGTTTCGGCACAATTTTCTACACATGAGAACATCTTTAAAGATAGTTTATTTACCAACATACTTCGTAGTTGATATGGTTAACTTCGAATGCCATTGGTAAATGACCGCACACTTATTATTTTAGATATCAATACTGGTGTTATTAATGACGTCGTAGCACCTTGCGGTTCATGCAATATCGACGATAAGTTTACCCGATACAACATACTAGGAAATGTCATTTTTAGGCTTATGTCgcttttataaaattcatacgATTACGTTTGCCTATATCCGACCTCAATTGgcatattgattttatatttcagcAAAAATTGAAGGAGAAGATTTCTTCAAAACGGTACCGGGACTATGTGAGACCGTTGCGAGCCTTTGCACGATATCATGCGTGGCATCGCTAATGACGATTGCTATGATGAGTATGAACAGGTATTTCTTCATCTGCGCAAACGACATATACAGGAAAATATTTACTAGGAAACGCTGTGTCGCCATATGCGTCTCCGTGTACTTTGTTGGTACTACTTTAGTCATTTTAAATACAGCAGGCGTCGGCGACCATGGCTTCGATAAAAAAAGTCTAGAGTGCATCTGGGACCGAATGGCAACGTACCCATTTACAGTCGTGTTTTCGATCGTTCTGGTATGGATTCCTTCGGTTATCATTGGAGccttttacttaaaaatatatctgttcGTGAGGACACATAGACTTAGGATAAAAGAGAATAGAAAACATTTTGGTGGAAATCAAACGCCGTTGAAAAGTTATCACCTTGCGAAGACATTGTTTGTCATCTACATTGTTTTTATCACATGTTGGGCGCCATATGCGCTGCTTATGGTGGCGGACTCCAAAGACACCTTTGCATACGAAGTGCATGTGTACATCACAATGTTTGCGCATCTGCATCCTTCTCTCAACTGGATGATTTACTACCTTACGAACAAACATTTTGCGAATGCATACAAAGAAGTATTTGCAAGTTGCTGTTTGAGTGAACGTCGCGCCTTGCCGGTGAGTGTCACTTCTGACGACTCAAATAAAACTGGAACAATGACGCTGTCAACTTTGAAAGCTACGAAAACAAAGCTGGAACATAGTCAGACATTCTCGAGTTCTTGTGATGAAGTAGAGATGACTTTGAGATAGGAATGGTATCAAGATGGATTTGAACTTAACAATTGATGAAAAAACAGTGTAGTTATTGTTTGAGTTGGGAAGTTTTGTCATAATAACACTTATTCAATTAGTTGTATGCCTTTTCCCTATTAtcagttgttttttataatatcaagaAGCAAtgcttttcatttcttttaatatagTATGTTATATTTACTGCACCCCCTACacgatttatttaaattatagaCCAGCACAAAGCGCGTATGGGTAAAGTCACTGTATCCTACAATGTTGTCAAGAAGTGTGTAAAATAACTAGCGTGCGTAAAAATCAACGACATTATAACCTATTTGTACCTTATAGATTACACGGTTAAGCTCTGTTCCGATACAGAC
The Mya arenaria isolate MELC-2E11 chromosome 12, ASM2691426v1 DNA segment above includes these coding regions:
- the LOC128210983 gene encoding melatonin receptor type 1B-B-like, with the translated sequence MDGIDSIASNNISKQIKGGDDDYFGRHGFITTQPAVAIPCIIIISVASLLGTFGNLLILYVIATKSSLRNKMESTFIVNLAISDLYVTLIADPMSIIAKIEGEDFFKTVPGLCETVASLCTISCVASLMTIAMMSMNRYFFICANDIYRKIFTRKRCVAICVSVYFVGTTLVILNTAGVGDHGFDKKSLECIWDRMATYPFTVVFSIVLVWIPSVIIGAFYLKIYLFVRTHRLRIKENRKHFGGNQTPLKSYHLAKTLFVIYIVFITCWAPYALLMVADSKDTFAYEVHVYITMFAHLHPSLNWMIYYLTNKHFANAYKEVFASCCLSERRALPVSVTSDDSNKTGTMTLSTLKATKTKLEHSQTFSSSCDEVEMTLR
- the LOC128210984 gene encoding uncharacterized protein LOC128210984, translated to MPRLKGTVVFSAFEKEFFLALIKKNEKVIFRKANSTNEILEKEKVWTNLTTEYNCRKEVHPRSTQQLKVLWKNLKTRAKSDVAAIRGKHSETDRHANNVNQIGYYSEQVCSIVKTEPCSFSNDYNDDTNVHQDNTVVPEAKHEEFSDNGHVGTSIGSSNLGIINHPSEFLSQTSASSGHSFVSDLHVKSQPAKVIETPFHVFNPSAEIGILEKHEHDVKVKLLLEKHAYEMDSLKMKRRHEQELFEQQMKVMKLQEKEMICKLYV